The genomic region GGTCGAGCGCCGCCAGGACGCCGCGCGCACCCGAGGGTGCCCCGGGCGACCGTGCCGTGTCGGGGACGTCTGCGGTCTCGGGTGGCCGTGGTGCGCTCTTCTTCCACATGGCCTCAGCATGGCGGCGCGATCCGCGGTGCGCGTCACCTGATCCGCGCGATATCCGAGAGCTGTTTCATGCAACCGGCATGACGCGCGCGGACGCCGTGCGGGCTACCGTGACGATCGCGGCGGTGCGCCGCAGTGGACCATCGACAAGGAGAACATCATGCCCCTCCGCAGAATGGGCCGGCCGGGCCTGGTCGGAATGGCGGCGCGAACGGCGGTGGTCGCCGGCACGGCGACCGCGGTCTCCGGCGGCGTCGCCCGACGTCAGCAGGCGAGAGCCCAGTCGCAGCATGAGCAGCAGCAGTACGAGGCTGCTCAGCAGCAGGCGCAGATCGATGCAGCCGCCCAGGCCGCCGCGGCCCAGTACGCCGCACCCGCACCCGCACCCGCACCCGCACCGGCAGCGGCTCCGGCCGGCGGAACGGACATCGTCGCCGAGCTCCAGAAGCTCGGAGCCCTCAAGGACGCCGGCGTCCTCAGCGACGCGGAGTTCGCCGCCGCGAAGGCGAAGCTGCTGGGCTGAGAGACCACACGACGAAGGCGGGGGCCGGACTGCCGTCCCCCGCCTTCGTCGTTCCGGTGTGTCAGCCGTGCAGAGCCTTCGTCTTGATCGCGTCGAAGTCAGCCTGCGTGATCGTGCCGGCGTCGAGCAGCGCCTTGGCCGACTCGATCTCGGCCGTCGGCGACTTGCCGCCCCGGCGACGCTTCGGATGTAGTCGTTCGTCGCCTGCTGCGCCTGCTGTGCCTCGGCCACCCGGCGCTCCGACATGCTGC from Microbacter sp. GSS18 harbors:
- a CDS encoding SHOCT domain-containing protein produces the protein MPLRRMGRPGLVGMAARTAVVAGTATAVSGGVARRQQARAQSQHEQQQYEAAQQQAQIDAAAQAAAAQYAAPAPAPAPAPAAAPAGGTDIVAELQKLGALKDAGVLSDAEFAAAKAKLLG